TTTGGGAGaggtatgcttttcccaggggaGAGCCTGAGACCCCAGTCactcttcttttacagattaaaggggacatagtttcagggttcacccccatcattagtaatattaagataaaaataaatcaaagagcCTTTAAAGACATTATGTTCTAATGGTAAGAACTTTCTTGATTTCAAACAGCTGCTGTTGCCAACTGAGACTTCTCTGATTATAAACTGCATTGTCCATAACAAGATAGGTAAATGTTTAGTTAAATTAAGGGAATAGCTAGCTAATTTTTCACTGTACTACCCTGCATACACATATCTCCCATTTTTGTCCCTCCTAATCTGTAGATGCCAGCCTATCTTCCCTTCTTGTCCTTTACCACTTCATCACTTTAAACCTTTCTGGAAAAATAGGAGTAGTGAATTGGAACTATAAAAGTAGGTGATTCCAGTTTATTGGAACTAAGGTACTTAAAACTCAAATCTTAATGTTGAAAGAAATCCTGAATGTAAATACCATCTTTCACCTGCACATCATGTCCTTTTTCGTCCCTTTCTCTCACACAAAGCACTCTTTAAGCAGAATAGAATTACTAAGTGATACTTATATCTGAAAGTTTGTTAGATATTTTATGAAAGTATATTATTGAATTTCAGCCTTACAACCCTATGGAACTGTAGTGTaagtactattatctccatttcacagataagcaAACTAAGGCTTAGAGACAAGTGACTTGAAcagtttcttctttattccaaattcagtgctctttccattgcccCCACTAGGGTTAAAATCTCCtatttgtgtttttccccttattGGAATGTGAGCTCCTTCAAAGCACAGATTatcttgtcttttttcccctaattttatCCCCATCATTTAGCACTATGCTTTGCAAACAGTAAttacttaaatgctttttttttaaacattcattccagtaatatatatatttcacttagCTTTATCACTGATTGCTCTGTAACTTAAGGCTATTCACTGTTCTTTAGTATGCAGAGACAGGACTCTTAAAGACAAGCAACAACCAAGGTCTTAGATGGTAGCATAATTTTCCCTGTAATTTAGAATAAAATTCTATTagcaaggaaaaggaggaaaatgatgtGATAtagtaaaacaaattaaattttgctttaaaattacttatttcaCATCCAAATTATAaaccatttttgaaaaaaaaattgtttttactaaaGTTTAATCAGTGATTATTATTAATCACGAACATAATTGTTTTATTGTGTTACCTACCATAGAAGTAGAGTGCTCTCTTGGAACTATATGAATGACATTTAAATACAAGTTAGGTTGGTGATATTTGTTCCCGTAGTTTAAACTCCCTGGTATTTATTTGCAGCAGAAATTGTATCCTGTGTGAGCAAATTACAATAATTCATTAGGAtctaagtacaaaaaaaaaatttttttcagcctAAATTCATACACTGAACCCTGACAGCAAATGTTACTCTGTTGTTTAAAAAGTAAGCATCACAGGTGAAATGATGCCTAAAGAAATCCTTCCTGTTGTGTTCACTATTGGTTTTTCAATTTAGAGCTGTGgtgtactggtaaatgtttaacaatctcAGTGtgtgggaggggggaaaggggatggGTAAAGAATTCTGGGGATTGAAGAaggatttaattttaaattaatcttcattggaaacattttctctatcactttctctagttaagataatcaacaaaacaacaataagcCCTGGTTTGTATGTAGTATTTGCCAgttgctcacactgaaaatttaacattgcATTCACAGGTAAACTGGCTCTAACAGACCaatgttttaaaggaaagaaattggaaaaagtcAAAGCTATCTAGCTAgacagatttcttttctttttttttttaatttcttatttaccTGAAAACCATGTTAAAAGGTCACTTCCTCCTTCTGCCTTCATGACAATTCCAAATAGAATAGccatatttttaattcttatttaccTAAAGAAAAATTTGAGGGGCATTGTCATAGACTCATAGACTTTAgccaaagaagagattaataattATCAAGTCTTCATAGATGAAGATAGAGGCTTAGTTGTCAAGATAAAATGAATTACCCAAGGTAAAATAGCTAATTAGTAGCAAACCTGGGGCAAGATTCCCCAAGCACATGAAGGATTATTATACCAAAAGAAAAGACAGCTGCCCTTTTCTAATTTGGATGACAGAAATTGGGTTTCAGGAGCACCATGAAAGATGTGGGTTAGACATAAGAATTCCCTAATGGTGATAGCAATGCAGGAAAAGTtgtgaaatcttttaaaaatatggctattCTTCTACTTGGAATTTGTCATGAAGGCAGAAGGAGGAGGTGACCTTTTAATATGgttttcaagttctttttttttttttttctacatttaatgGATTTTTGGCTAGGAAAGGGGGAAATTAGCATACATAATCAAAAATGTGCTCAAAACAAATAGATAACCTCCTGGGAGCTTTTTGAAAATGGTGGGTTTTGTGTTTGCATCTAGTATTAGTGTTGCCAATTTTTGAGTTAATGGAAAAATCTAACCCTTGTTAGGAGGGTAGAGAAAGGAAATTAGTTCAGATGGCTAACACCCTTACATTAAAGAGTCACAAGAAGATCCTTGTCCTGTTGCCAGGAGTATCTGGGCAACATCAGTCAACTCCCATGGCTTGATTCCAGGCCAAGTTTCTGACAACAGATTGTAAGCTTGCTTTATTTCAAATGGTCTCATTTaatccaattctgttttttttcccttaggctgAGGGTAAAAGGCTGGGAGTGGTAGGATGGGTCCAGAACACTGACCAGGGCACTGTGCAAGGACAGATACAGGGTCCCACTGTCCAGGTTCGAGTCATGCAAGAATGGCTTAAGACAAAAGGAAGCCCTAAATCCCGCATTGACAAGGCAAAATTCCACAATGAAAGGGTCATCCCGAAGCTGGAATACAAAGATTTCCAAATTGTGAAATAGTAATCAAAAGACAATGTTTTTCTTAGTGTAATATGAGTATATGCTTATTTGAAATTGTATTCAATTTATTTGTCATCTATGTTGTTAACATGTAGAActatttgttattattagtaTTTAGGGTGGTCATTTAACTTATTTCGATTTTCAAGTATTTCTTGAATGTAATGGATGGGCCACAATAAAGGATTGCAACTGTAAATGGATActtaataataaaggaaaaaagacaattgGAATCCCTaactttgatattttttattgtctttacTGAGTTTCTTCTAAGAATGATTTACTCATTTGTACAATAAACATACTTGTGAAGAAGATtttgagaaaatttaaataagtCAGGAAAGTTTCTTAATTTCATTCCTTCAAAGTGAAAGTTGGGAGTTCCTGTGAATCATTTCAGTAATG
The DNA window shown above is from Sminthopsis crassicaudata isolate SCR6 chromosome 2, ASM4859323v1, whole genome shotgun sequence and carries:
- the ACYP1 gene encoding acylphosphatase-1; this encodes MAEGHTLMSVDYEIFGKVQGVFFRKYTQAEGKRLGVVGWVQNTDQGTVQGQIQGPTVQVRVMQEWLKTKGSPKSRIDKAKFHNERVIPKLEYKDFQIVK